The genomic segment TTCGGCGTGCCGCCGCAGATCGTGGTGGCGATCTGGGGCCTGGAGACCGATTACGGCAAGGGCGACATGGGCAAGCTGCCGGTGTTCCGCGTGCTGGCGACGCTGGCGCATGACTGCCGCCGGACCGAGCTGTTCCAGGGCGAGCTGCTGGCGGCTCTGCAGATCCTGCAGCGCGGCGACCTGACGCTGCGCGACATGGTCGGCGCCTATGCTGGCGAGATCGGCCAGACCCAGTTCCTGCCGTCGTCCTACATCAAGTACGGCGTCGACTACGACGGCAACGGCCACGTCGATCTGCGCCACAGCGTGCCGGACGTGCTGGCCTCGACCGCCAATCTGCTGAAGAGCGCCGGCTGGAAGGCCGGCGGCTCCTACGAGGAAGGCTCGACGAATTTCGAGGCGATGCGCGAGTGGAATCGCGCGCTGGTGTATCGCAAGACGATCGCTTACTTCGCCGACAAGCTGATCGAGCAGTAAGCGCGCGGCAAATCCGGGCGCACGGCACCGTCACATCGAGGTGGCGGTGCTGTTGGCCCGGACCAGCTTGTTGATCTGGTCGAGCGAGAAATTCTGGCCGCCGATCGACAGTTTTGGCGGCGTCTGGGTGAGATCGACGGAGTCGATCGTGCCCTGGATCTGGGTGGAGACCGTGGCGGTCTTCCCCGACGCGTCGGTGGCGACGATCGACAGCTTGTAGTTGCCGTCCGGCCATTGGGTGCCGTCGTTGCCGCGGCCGTCCCATTTGAACGCCTGATCCTTGCCGGCATTGATGGTGAACTTGCCGGAATACACCGTCTGGCCGGTGTCGCTCTGAATCGAAACCTGGGCGCTGACCGGCTTGTCGGTCGACAACGACCAGATCGCATTGCCTTTGGTCATCTGCACCTTGCTGCCGTCGACGATGGCGTTGGCGCCGACGAGGCTCATCGCTTGTGTCGCCTGTGCGGTGGTCTGCAGCTGCACCAGCGAGCTCAGCGAGTCGTTTGTCTTGAGCTGCTGCTCGATGCCGGCGAACTGCACCAACTGCTGGGTGAACTGGTTGGTGTCCAGCGGGTCGGTCGGGTTCTGGTTCTTGAGCTGCGTCGTCAGCAGCGTCAGGAAGGTCTGGAAATTGTCCGCGATGCCCGGGGTCGAGCTGGTCTTGGACTTGGCGCTGTCGGCGGAGTAGTTCGGATTTGGGGCCGAGTACGGCGTAGTCGCGGTTGTGGAATCGACGGACATGCGCGTTGCTCCTCAGATTCGAATATCGACGCCGCCGCTCGCACCGAGCATGCGGCCGTAGCCGCGGCTCGCGACCGGCGTGGGCGGCAGTTCGTCCTGCGAAACCACCAGCCGCTGCGACCTGCGGCCGCTCTCCTGCTGCTGGCCCTGCTGACCGGACGAGGACTGGTCACGCAGGCTGAACTGCAGGCCGCCGTCGCCGGTCTTCAAACCGGCGTCGTCGAGCGCGCGCTGCAACTGGGTCTGATCCTGACGCAGCATCTGCAGCGTCTCGGGCTTCTCCACCGTCAGATGCGACGTCACCTGGCCGTGGCGATCGACGTCGATCCGCACGTCGATACGGCCGAGCTCGGCCGGATCGAGACGGATATCGAAGCGGGTCGCGCCGCCTTTGGCGCGGGTGGCGATCTCGACCGCGAGCCCTTCGACCGGCACCGGCGCGTTGGCGGCGTTGGTGGCGGTGAGCTGCGAGGCGGCAGCCGCGTTGACGCCGTTGGTCGCGGCCGGCTGCAGATGCTGAGGCACGGCGATCGGGGTCTGCGGCAGCATGGTGTTGGCATCGGCCTGCGCCTGGGCCTGCGGCAGCGCCGCGTCCGGCTTCAGGTGCGAGGAGCTGCCCTTCGGCGAGGCATCGTCGACGGCGCCAGCGAGCGCGTGGGCGAGCTTCGCGTCTCCGGCCGGCTGACCGTCGGGCGTGGTCTGGCCGGGCTGCGGCGGCACCGGCGTTCCGGTGGTGGCGTTGGCGGTCGCCGCCTGCGCAGCCGCGGCTTGCGCGGCCGTCGTTGTGGTCGTGGCCTCGCCCTTGGCTTCTGACTTGGCTGTCCCGTCGGTCTTGGTGCCGGTCTTGGCATCGGCCTTGGCGCCATTGGCCTGGGCCGCCAGCGCGGCGAGTTTCGGATCGGCCGCAACCCCGGTCTGGGCGGCCTCAGCGGTGCCGGTCTGATCGGTGGGGGCGGTCTGCGTCGTCGCCGTGCCGGCATCGGCCTTGGCCTTCAGCGCCGCGGCGGCGGCGATCGCCAGTGGCGTGCCGTTCGCGGTTCCGGCAGCGTCGCCCTCGGCGTTCGGGCCGGTCGCGGCGGTCGTGACCTGGGCTGCGATCAGCGCGGTCGCATTCGGCGTGATTGTCACCGGCGGGGTCGCGCCGGCGTCCTTGCTGTCCGCCTGGTCGGCGCTCTTGGCATCGGTATCCTTGGTGACGCCGGCAGACTTATCGTCCTTGGCAGACTTGGTGCCGTCGGCCTTGTCGCTCTTCGCCGTACTGGTCTTGTCGCCGCTGGTGGTGTCAGTGGTCTTGGTGTCCGGCTTGGTCGGGTCGGACGACGCGGCGTTGTCGGCGCGGCGGGAGTCGTCGCTGCTGTCGCGGGAGCGGCTGCGATCCGTCGCACCGCTGCGGTCGGTGCGGGAGCTGCGGCTGGTGTTTCGGTCGTCCGAGGCGCTGCTCGAGGCGCGCGTGTCCGGCCTCGGCGCCGAGCTGGCCTTGTCGTAGGCGGCGGTATTGCTGTCCACGAGTGCGGCGAAATTGTCCGTATGCGACGACCGCTCGTTGCGCGCCTGGGTGCGAGGCGCGGGGGCGGGCGTGCTGGCTGCGACGTCTGGCGATGCGTTGACCACGGGCAATCTCTCACTCTTCAGTCCAAAGCACCTTGAGCAAGGACCGGGCCAAACAAAACAATAAGCGAATCCAGATGCTTGGCATGGGCGAGGGCAGGGCGGAACCGGCGTTTGCCACGCTATTTCTGCCGCTGCGGCAGAATTTGCCGCGGCCGCGGCCCGCAAAACCGGGCCGCTGCGATTGCGCCTCCGGGAGGCGGCCTATATTAAAAGCATGCATCACCCAAGTTTGCGGAATTGGCCCTGCCGCTTCCGGACATTGCGGAAGGATGACCGCGCGGCGGACGCCGGTCGCAGCTTATGACTGAACCAATGCTCAACAGTCTGGATCTCGAAGGCCGGCCGCAGGACACCCGCGTCGTGGTCGCGATGTCCGGCGGCGTGGATTCCTCGGCGACTGCCGCGCTGCTCAAGGCGCAGGGCTACGACGTCGTCGGCATCACGCTGCAGCTCTACGATCATGGCGAGGCGATCCATCGCAAGGGCGCCTGCTGCGCTGGGCAGGACATTCACGACGCCCGCGCGGTCGCCGAGCGGATCGGCATTCCGCATTACGTGCTCGACTATGAAAGCCGGTTTCGCGAGTCGGTGATCGACAGCTTTGCCGACAGCTACGCCTCCGGCGAGACGCCGGTGCCGTGCATCGAATGCAACCGCTCGGTCAAATTCCGCGACCTGCTCGCCACCGCGCGCGAGCTCGGCGCCTCGGCGCTGGCGACCGGTCACTACGTGTCGTCGCGTCGCCTCGATGACGGATCGCGGGCACTGGTCTGCGCCGCCGATCGCGACCGCGACCAAAGCTACTTCCTGTTCGCGACCACCCGCGAACAGCTTCAATTCCTGCGCTTCCCGCTCGGCGATATGACCAAGCCGCAGACCCGCGAGCTGGCGCGGCAGTTCGGCCTGTCGGTTGCCGACAAGCACGACAGCCAGGACATCTGCTTCGTGCCGACCGGCCGCTACACCGATGTGGTGGAGCGGCTGAAGCCGAACGCGATGGAGCCGGGCGACATCGTCGATGTCGACGGCCGCGTGCTCGGCCAGCATCCCGGTATCGTGCATTTCACCGTCGGCCAGCGCCGCGGACTCGGCATCGCGTCGCGCTCGCCGTTGTACGTGCTGCGGCTCGATGCGGCGCAGCGACAGGTCGTGGTCGGCCCGCGCGAAGCGCTGCTGATGGACCGCATCGTGCTGCGCGACATCAACTGGATCGGCGACGGGTCACTCGACGACGTGATCGGCGACGGCCTGGAGCTCTTCGTCCGGGTGCGCTCGACGCGGGCCCCGCAGCCGGCCTGGCTGCGCGCGGCGAACGGAGGCTACGAGGTCGAACTCGTGGTCGGCGAGGAGGGCGTGTCGCCGGGGCAGGCCTGCGTGTTCTATGACGCGGCCGAGGGCCAGGCGCGCGTGCTCGGCGGCGGCTTCATCAAGAGCGCTGCGCCGCGCCGGTTCGAAGGTGGGCGCGAGCAAATCGAGGCGCCGGCGCTGGCCGCCGCGCGCGGCTAAAGGATTTTCGGGGCAGAGTATGGCGAACGACATCGATCGCGCGGGCGTGGCGAAAGCCTACGCGCGCTGGGCGCCGATTTACGATCTGGTTTTCGGCAAAGTGTTCGACAGCGGCCGGCAATCGACCATCGCGGTGGCCGATGCGATCGGCGGACGGGTGCTCGACGTCGGCGTCGGCACCGGGTTGTCGCTGTCGGATTATTCGAAGACCACGCGGCTGTGCGGTGTCGATATTTCCGAGCCGATGCTGCGCAAGGCGCATGAGCGCGTCCGCACGTTGAACCTTAGCAATGTCGACGTGCTCGCCGTGATGGACGCCAAGAACCTGGCGTTTCCGGCCAATTACTTCGACGCCGTCGTGGCGCAATACGTCATCACCGCGGTGCCGGACCCGGAAGCCACGCTGGACGATTTCATCCGCGTGCTGAAGCCGGGCGGCGAGCTGATCCTGGTCAACCACATCGGCGCCGAGAGCGGCCCGCGCAAGCTGTTCGAACTGGCGTTCTCGCCGATCGCGCGCCGGCTCGGTTGGCGGCCGGAGTTTCCGTGGCAGAGGCTGGTGAACTGGGCGGCGCGTCATGGCGGGGTGGAACTTGCCGAGCGTCGGCCGATGCCGCCGATGGGCCACTTCTCCCTGATCCGCTATCGCAAACTGTGACCTCGTGCCGCCGGAACGTGGCGAGCCTCGCCACGTTGTCCGGGCATGATGTCGAAACTGACCATCGCGTTCGGTTGTTTGGCCCTGGCAGCCGCGCCCGCTGCGGCCCAGGCGCCGCCCAAGCCGCCAACCACTACGGCACCGTCGGCGACCGAATGCTCGCCGCATGCGACCGTCAATCCTCCCGGCGCCACGGCTCCTGACGCCACCACCGGGCAAACCCAGCAGCCGCTCGGTGACAAGCTCGCCAAGTCTGACGGTGTGCTGTGCCCGCCTGCAGGCGTGGACCCGGAAATTCGGGCGCCGACTCCAGACGTCGGCAAAACCCCGGTGATTCCGCCGCCGGGCAGCCCAGGAGGCGATCCGACCGTCCGTCCCAAATAGCCCATAATGCCGAGTTTTCCCGCCCTGTCCGGCATTGCTTGACAGGGCAACCCGCGCCTCCTTATATGCCGCGCGTTCGCATCGCCTTTGTTCGCAAGGCCGACGGCGAACCACCGTGGCGGGGTAGCTCAGCTGGTTAGAGCACGGGAATCATAATCCTGGGGTCGGGGGTTCAAGTCCCTCTCCCGCTACCATAGTTTTTCAAGCGCTTAGCTGTCGTAGAGCCGCTCCAGCACGCGCCTTCTAAATCCCCGGACAACGTCGCGAATAGCCCTTTCGGGCGTCACCCATCGCGCTCGAGCTTGCACTGGTCCACGGACTGTCTGAACGGACGGCCTGGCGGATTCGGATGGTGTTTGCGGACCTTTCTCCACACATCACTTCGCGGGAGCATCATCCGACTGCAGTTGTCGGTGGCTTGCAGCAGGACGTGTGGTGCCTTCTGGATTGCGTCGTGCTGCTGCTCGTCCGGTGGCAGCGACTGTACGTAGTCGTCGGCGTCGCGCAGCGTACGCAAGGGCCGGCTACCCTCAGGCAGCGGCAACGACTGGCAGAGCGGCGTGTCCTGTCTCGGCGGTCATCCGGTACGGGGCCGTCCACGTCCGTATGGGGACCTCGCGCTCCTCCGTCAACGTGACGACACGTGTCGCCCAGGTCGTTGACCGTCTCAGTAGCATGTATGCGAACAGCGGACACTCTCCGAGGACGACCAGCAATGCGGTCGATCATGAGCGCCGTGGCAGTGTAGTTAGTGGCCGACCCCGCGAATCCGCGTAGCAGGCCCCTAGTGAGCACGTCGGTTGTTCAACCGGTCGTGACATTAATTTCTTGGTGCCTTCAGTCTTTTCCGAAGCCCTGTTTCGGGTTGGAGCGGAGAACGCGATTTTGTGGGTGATCTTGATCACGTCCAGACCGGAGAGTGCCAAAGTAGGCGCTCAGTGTCCAATGCGGCTCCGGGCGGAAATTTGTTTGTGCTGCGAACGTCAGCGTCATCGTCCCATGCCGGCGGCTTTGATTGCCACACGATCAATTCGACCGGGCGACATCTGGAAAAAGGGGGGCATAAGCGGACTGCCAACTCAAAGATGGCGCGCCTCTCTCGGCAGATTGCAACCGAGATGCGGTGGATGCAGCCGGAAATCTAGCGGTGGGATGCCGCGGCCGCCGAATGGGTCACCAAACGGGAGAAGCTGCATAATGATTAGTCCGCGAGGCCGGTCTGGATGCGAAAGATATTCCATTTCCGCGGCTGTTAGCAGCGCAATCTCACTTTACTGAGGCCTGCGCGGTTTTGTTGCTTTACCGGAGACGTTCCCGCGATTTAATGGCGTGAACTCGTTGCCGCGCCACGTTCAACGGCGATTACTCTGAGGGGAAGCGGTCATGTTTTGCGCGTTGCGGCTGTCCGCGGTTGTGCTGTTTGTCGGCGCTCTGTTGTCTTCGGCGTTTGCGGCGGAGCCGGTGACGATCCGCATCGGCACGCCTGATCAGAGCGCCGGGCCGACGCCGTCCGGCGGCATGGGGATCGTCACCTACATCGCCGGCAAGCAGTTACTTGAGCAGGAGTTCGCCAAAGACGGCATCAAAGTCGAATGGACGTTCTTCAAGGGTGCCGGTCCCGCGGTCAACGAAGCACTGGCGAATAAGCAGCTCGATGTCGTCTATCTTGGCGACCTCGCCGCGATTATCGGCCGCGCCAACGGTCTGGCGACGCGCTTCCTGGTGCCGGTGCGCGGCAACAATGCTTACCTCGCGGTACCACTCGACTCCGACGTCAAGAAGGTCGAGGACCTGAAGGGTAAGCGTGTCACCGTGTTTAAGGGGACCGCCTATCAGCTCGTGCTCGATCGGGCGCCGGCCAAAGCGGGGCTGAGCGAGCGTGATCTGCAGGTCGTCAACCTGGATTGGAGCGCGGCGTCTGCTGCGCTAGCCGCCAAGCAGCTCGACGGCAACTGGGCCGGCTTGCAGGCGGTGACGCTGCAGGAGAAGGGGCTGGCGCGGATCGCGCTGAGCGCTCGCGATCTAGGCCGCGAGTTCACGGTTCAGAGCGGATTCCTTGCCCGGGAGGAATTCATCGCGGCACATCCCGATCTCGTCCAACGGCTCGTCACTGTGGTGGTCAAGGCACAGCGCGATCTGTCGCAGTCGGACCACCTCGAGGATTTCATCATCTTTGCGTCGCAGCGCTCCGGCATTCCGGCCTCGCTCGGCCGCACCGAATACGGCGGAGAGGATCTGAAGTTTCGGTTCTCGCCGTTGATCGACGAGTTCGTCATCGACGGGCTTCGCGTTGGCGTCGCGCAGGCGAAGGAACTGAGCCTGGTCCGAAAGACCTTCGACGTCGGCCCGTGGTTTGAGCCGAGGTTCGTCGACAAGGCGGTCGAAGACCTTGGGCTGAAGAGCTACTGGCCGCGTTACGACAAATCCGGGCAGCCGCTGGGGCAATGAGTAGCGACGTCGTAGCCAGCGGAGACTACCCACCGCGCGGAGCGGCCGTTGCAGGATTCCGCACGCTGCCACGGTTCGGTGTGCCGGCCTGGCTGCGGTCCTCGGCGCTGCTGGGGTTGGTGGTGCCGGTCGCCTTGTTGGCGCTGTGGAGCGTCGCAGCGGAGCGGCACTGGATGTCGTCGCAGGTGCTGCCGACTCCGGCTTTGGTGTGGCAGACAGCGAGTGAATTGCTTGCGGACAATCTGCTGTCGAACCTCGTGATCAGTTTGCAGCGTCTGCTGTTCGGCTTCACGCTCGCGGCTTTGGCCGGCGGCTTTCTTGGCGGCGCGATGGGGCTCAGTCGGCGTGTCGAGGCGGCGGTCTATCCGACCTTCATCGCGTTGGTGCAGGTGCCGACGCTTGCCTGGATTCCCTTCCTGATGATGGTGCTCGGCCTCGGCGAGGCGCTGAAGGTCGTCGTCATCATCAAGGCGGTGGTCACCCCGGTGGTGATCTACACCCATGTCGGCGTCCGCGATGTCGATCCGAAGCTGCTCGAGGCCACACGCATTCTACGCCTCGGTTTCTTTCGACGTCTGGGCAGCGTGATCCTGCCGGCAGCGCTGCCGGCGTTTCTCACCGGGCTGAGGCTCGGACTGGCGCAGGGCTGGACCTCACTGGTCGCCGTTGAGCTGCTGGCGTCCTCGGAAGGCATCGGCTTCCTGATGGTGTGGGGCCGGCAGCTGTTCCAACTCGACGTGGTGTTCGTCTGCATCCTGGTGATCGGCATCGTCGGTCTGGTGATGGACCGCGGGCTCAATGTCGTCGATCGCGCCGCAGTGCGCTGGCCGCGTCCGGCCCTGGCGGAACACCGCACCGCGCGCGGCGGATATCGTCTGCTGTCATGGCTCTTCCCGGCGGGACTGCTGGCTGCATGGGCCGCCGCGAGCGCTTCGGGTGCTATCAGTCCGACAATGTTGCCATCGCCGGCGGCGGTGCTGTCGGTGCTCGGCCACGGTCTCGCCGATGGATCGTTCGAAAGCGCGATGGGCCTCAGCCTGCAACGCGCGTTCATCGGCCTCGCGCTCGGCGCCAGCAGTGGCTTTGTAGTCGGTCTGGCGATGGGTCTGAACCGCCCACTCGACCGTTTGTTCAATGGCACGCTCGCGGCGCTGCGGCTGGTCGCGATTTTCGCGTGGATTCCGTTGCTGACCGCCTGGGTCGGGCTGGGCGAAGCGTCGAAGATCACTTTCGTGGCGATCGCCAGCTTCTTTCCGATGCAACTGGCGGCCTATCGCGGCGTCGCGACGCTGTCCCCGCATCTGATCGAAGCGTCGTGGACGCTGCGGCTCGGCGGAATCGACCGGCTGCGCTGCCTGGTGCTGCCCGGCATCGCTCCTTCTGTGTTTGCCGGACTGCGGCTGGCGCTGCTGCAATGCTGGATCGGCACGATGGGCGCCGAGTACTTCATGCCCTCTGGGGGAGGCATCGGCAGCCTGATGATCGGCGCCCAGCAGATGTTCCGGACCGACGTGGTGCTTGCTGCGATGGTGATGATCGGCGTGGTCGCCGCGCTGCTCAACGCGATCGGCAGCAGGATCGAAGCTCGCGCAACCCGTTGGAGATCAGCATGAGCGCTGCACCACTGGTGTCGTTCAGAAACGTGCACAAGTACTTCCAGCTCAACGGCGCGCTTCTGCACGCGGTGAACGGCTTCGACCTTTCGATCGCCGAAGGCGAGTTCGTCGCCATTGTCGGCGGCAGCGGCTGCGGGAAATCGACTCTGCTGCGGCTGCTTGTCGGCCTCGACCGCGACTATCAGGGCGACATCCTGATCGATGGCCTCCCGCTGCCCGGAATCGGCAGCGACCGCGGCATTGTGTTCCAGGAGCATCGGCTGTTTCCGTGGCTCACCGTCGAGCAGAACATCGCGCTCGGCGTGATCAACGATCGCTTGTCGAAGGCCGAGCTCGCTACCTCCCTCGCCGAGCATATCGCACTGGTCGGACTGCGTGGCTTCGAGAAGGCGCTCCCTCACCAGCTCTCCGGCGGCATGGCGCAGCGGGTCGCGATCGCGCGGGGCCTGGTGGCGAGCCCGCGCATCCTGATGCTGGACGAGCCTTTCGCGGCGCTCGACGCGCTGACGCGGCATCAGATGGAAGACGAACTCCACCGCATCGGCGCAACCCGCAACGTCACCACCGTGTTGGTCACTCACGACGTCGAGGAGGCGATCTATCTGGCCGATCGCGTCGTGGTGATGACGCCGCGCCCCGGCACCATCAGGGAGATCGTCGCCGTCGACCTGCCGAGGCC from the Rhodopseudomonas palustris genome contains:
- a CDS encoding flagellar hook-length control protein FliK — protein: MVNASPDVAASTPAPAPRTQARNERSSHTDNFAALVDSNTAAYDKASSAPRPDTRASSSASDDRNTSRSSRTDRSGATDRSRSRDSSDDSRRADNAASSDPTKPDTKTTDTTSGDKTSTAKSDKADGTKSAKDDKSAGVTKDTDAKSADQADSKDAGATPPVTITPNATALIAAQVTTAATGPNAEGDAAGTANGTPLAIAAAAALKAKADAGTATTQTAPTDQTGTAEAAQTGVAADPKLAALAAQANGAKADAKTGTKTDGTAKSEAKGEATTTTTAAQAAAAQAATANATTGTPVPPQPGQTTPDGQPAGDAKLAHALAGAVDDASPKGSSSHLKPDAALPQAQAQADANTMLPQTPIAVPQHLQPAATNGVNAAAASQLTATNAANAPVPVEGLAVEIATRAKGGATRFDIRLDPAELGRIDVRIDVDRHGQVTSHLTVEKPETLQMLRQDQTQLQRALDDAGLKTGDGGLQFSLRDQSSSGQQGQQQESGRRSQRLVVSQDELPPTPVASRGYGRMLGASGGVDIRI
- a CDS encoding ABC transporter ATP-binding protein; translated protein: MSAAPLVSFRNVHKYFQLNGALLHAVNGFDLSIAEGEFVAIVGGSGCGKSTLLRLLVGLDRDYQGDILIDGLPLPGIGSDRGIVFQEHRLFPWLTVEQNIALGVINDRLSKAELATSLAEHIALVGLRGFEKALPHQLSGGMAQRVAIARGLVASPRILMLDEPFAALDALTRHQMEDELHRIGATRNVTTVLVTHDVEEAIYLADRVVVMTPRPGTIREIVAVDLPRPRDRTAPAFLDLRKSILRLLTADDVGVHDTPRVTALLPVAI
- a CDS encoding lytic murein transglycosylase, with product MLKLRLALVTCALGGALLSTAPAEAARCGGDFNSFIASFSADAAQAGISQGVISQALGGVTEDPGVLAFDRRQRGTFNKSFEQYVSTRVGAGRIKAGRAMLMRHASLLSRIERQFGVPPQIVVAIWGLETDYGKGDMGKLPVFRVLATLAHDCRRTELFQGELLAALQILQRGDLTLRDMVGAYAGEIGQTQFLPSSYIKYGVDYDGNGHVDLRHSVPDVLASTANLLKSAGWKAGGSYEEGSTNFEAMREWNRALVYRKTIAYFADKLIEQ
- a CDS encoding class I SAM-dependent methyltransferase; protein product: MANDIDRAGVAKAYARWAPIYDLVFGKVFDSGRQSTIAVADAIGGRVLDVGVGTGLSLSDYSKTTRLCGVDISEPMLRKAHERVRTLNLSNVDVLAVMDAKNLAFPANYFDAVVAQYVITAVPDPEATLDDFIRVLKPGGELILVNHIGAESGPRKLFELAFSPIARRLGWRPEFPWQRLVNWAARHGGVELAERRPMPPMGHFSLIRYRKL
- a CDS encoding ABC transporter substrate-binding protein; protein product: MFCALRLSAVVLFVGALLSSAFAAEPVTIRIGTPDQSAGPTPSGGMGIVTYIAGKQLLEQEFAKDGIKVEWTFFKGAGPAVNEALANKQLDVVYLGDLAAIIGRANGLATRFLVPVRGNNAYLAVPLDSDVKKVEDLKGKRVTVFKGTAYQLVLDRAPAKAGLSERDLQVVNLDWSAASAALAAKQLDGNWAGLQAVTLQEKGLARIALSARDLGREFTVQSGFLAREEFIAAHPDLVQRLVTVVVKAQRDLSQSDHLEDFIIFASQRSGIPASLGRTEYGGEDLKFRFSPLIDEFVIDGLRVGVAQAKELSLVRKTFDVGPWFEPRFVDKAVEDLGLKSYWPRYDKSGQPLGQ
- a CDS encoding ABC transporter permease; this encodes MSSDVVASGDYPPRGAAVAGFRTLPRFGVPAWLRSSALLGLVVPVALLALWSVAAERHWMSSQVLPTPALVWQTASELLADNLLSNLVISLQRLLFGFTLAALAGGFLGGAMGLSRRVEAAVYPTFIALVQVPTLAWIPFLMMVLGLGEALKVVVIIKAVVTPVVIYTHVGVRDVDPKLLEATRILRLGFFRRLGSVILPAALPAFLTGLRLGLAQGWTSLVAVELLASSEGIGFLMVWGRQLFQLDVVFVCILVIGIVGLVMDRGLNVVDRAAVRWPRPALAEHRTARGGYRLLSWLFPAGLLAAWAAASASGAISPTMLPSPAAVLSVLGHGLADGSFESAMGLSLQRAFIGLALGASSGFVVGLAMGLNRPLDRLFNGTLAALRLVAIFAWIPLLTAWVGLGEASKITFVAIASFFPMQLAAYRGVATLSPHLIEASWTLRLGGIDRLRCLVLPGIAPSVFAGLRLALLQCWIGTMGAEYFMPSGGGIGSLMIGAQQMFRTDVVLAAMVMIGVVAALLNAIGSRIEARATRWRSA
- a CDS encoding flagellar hook capping FlgD N-terminal domain-containing protein; the protein is MSVDSTTATTPYSAPNPNYSADSAKSKTSSTPGIADNFQTFLTLLTTQLKNQNPTDPLDTNQFTQQLVQFAGIEQQLKTNDSLSSLVQLQTTAQATQAMSLVGANAIVDGSKVQMTKGNAIWSLSTDKPVSAQVSIQSDTGQTVYSGKFTINAGKDQAFKWDGRGNDGTQWPDGNYKLSIVATDASGKTATVSTQIQGTIDSVDLTQTPPKLSIGGQNFSLDQINKLVRANSTATSM
- the mnmA gene encoding tRNA 2-thiouridine(34) synthase MnmA — protein: MLNSLDLEGRPQDTRVVVAMSGGVDSSATAALLKAQGYDVVGITLQLYDHGEAIHRKGACCAGQDIHDARAVAERIGIPHYVLDYESRFRESVIDSFADSYASGETPVPCIECNRSVKFRDLLATARELGASALATGHYVSSRRLDDGSRALVCAADRDRDQSYFLFATTREQLQFLRFPLGDMTKPQTRELARQFGLSVADKHDSQDICFVPTGRYTDVVERLKPNAMEPGDIVDVDGRVLGQHPGIVHFTVGQRRGLGIASRSPLYVLRLDAAQRQVVVGPREALLMDRIVLRDINWIGDGSLDDVIGDGLELFVRVRSTRAPQPAWLRAANGGYEVELVVGEEGVSPGQACVFYDAAEGQARVLGGGFIKSAAPRRFEGGREQIEAPALAAARG